From the genome of Lotus japonicus ecotype B-129 chromosome 6, LjGifu_v1.2, one region includes:
- the LOC130722966 gene encoding uncharacterized protein LOC130722966: protein MRGTIGVRIQGANISNATRRALVPFSTSSNFGGGRGRGGPPSGAGPFNFAPGKTNSSESKSDTTEPSIPPGSGHGDGRGKPILPPGSGHGDGRGKPILPPSGFPSFSSFMSSLKQPPAGRGRGGIGPVASQPEHGSQPPDSGPKTPIFVKREDVAPHTAGDGFSPVETPKEDVVSLTLRSSDQESDNKLHGSILGVLSGAGRGKPVKQADPQTPVAEVNRHIRTQRVPGAVPSESVSERRPKLSRDDAINNARKILSKGDIDGSDTGRERTPREGGGLGRGRGRGRGRGRGRGFRGRDGEERSGRSQDTDISHAGGLYLGDDADGEKLAKKLGPEIMNQLTEGFEEMASRVLPSPLEDELVEAMDVNYAIECEPEYMFGEFDLNPDIDEKEPMPLRDALEKMKPFLMVYEGIQSQEEWEEAMEETMARVPLMKKIVDHYCGPDRVTAKKQQGELERVAKTLPTSAPSSVKQFTDRAVISLQSNPGWGFDKKCHFMDKLVWEVSQHYK, encoded by the exons ATGAGAGGAACAATTGGAGTAAGGATCCAAGGTGCCAACATTTCCAATGCCACTAGGAGAGCCCTAGTTCCATTTTCTACGTCTTCCAATTTCGGAGGTGGTCGTGGTCGTGGAGGCCCTCCCTCTGGGGCGGGGCCGTTCAACTTCGCTCCAGGGAAGACTAATTCCAGCGAGTCCAAATCTGACACAACAGAGCCGTCCATTCCTCCTGGTTCTGGACATGGTGATGGCCGTGGCAAACCAATTCTTCCTCCTGGTTCCGGACATGGTGATGGCCGTGGCAAACCAATTCTTCCTCCGTCTGGTTTTCCTTCTTTCTCATCGTTTATGTCATCCCTAAAACAACCGCCTGCTGGTCGTGGCCGAGGAGGTATTGGTCCAGTAGCATCTCAACCTGAACATGGTTCGCAGCCGCCAGATTCTGGACCCAAAACACCCATTTTCGTTAAAAGAGAGGATGTGGCTCCTCATACGGCCGGGGATGGCTTTTCACCTGTTGAAACACCAAAGGAGGATGTTGTTAGCCTAACACTCAGATCCAGTGATCAGGAGAGTGATAATAAACTTCATGGGAGCATACTAGGGGTGTTATCTGGAGCTGGGCGGGGGAAGCCCGTAAAACAGGCAGATCCACAGACTCCAGTTGCAGAAGTGAACAGGCATATCCGCACTCAAAGAGTTCCAGGTGCTGTTCCATCTGAGTCTGTATCTGAGAGACGTCCAAAACTGAGCCGAGATGATGCAATTAACAATGCAAGGAAAATTTTGTCAAAAGGTGACATTGATGGAAGTGATACTGGAAGAGAAAGAACACCAAGAGAGGGAGGTGGACTTGGTCGAGGCCGAGGTCGTGGCAGAGGCCGAGGTCGTGGCAGGGGATTTAGGGGGAGGGATGGAGAAGAAAGGTCTGGTCGGTCTCAGGATACAGATATTTCCCATGCTGGTGGGCTATATCTTGGAGATGATGCTGACGGTGAGAAATTAGCCAAGAAGTTGGGGCCTGAAATAATGAATCAGTTGACTGAAGGATTTGAGGAGATGGCCAGCAGAGTTTTACCCTCACCATTGGAGGATGAGTTGGTGGAAGCCATGGACGTCAATTATGCA ATTGAATGTGAGCCAGAATATATGTTTGGTGAGTTTGATTTGAATCCAGATATTGATGAGAAGGAACCAATGCCACTTCGAGATGCACTTGAGAAGATGAAACCATTCTTGATGGTATATGAGGGGATTCAAAGTCAAGAAGAGTGGGAG gaagcaatggaagaaaCAATGGCACGAGTTCCATTAATGAAAAAGATTGTCGATCACTATTGTGGACCAGACAGGGTAACTGCAAAGAAGCAACAAGGAGAATTAGAGAGAGTTGCTAAAACTCTTCCCACAAGCGCTCCATCTTCCGTGAAGCAATTTACTGACCGCGCTGTTATCTCTCTTCAG AGCAACCCAGGCTGGGGATTTGACAAGAAATGCCATTTTATGGATAAGCTAGTTTGGGAGGTATCTCAGCATTACAAGTAA
- the LOC130726053 gene encoding cell division control protein 2 homolog: MEQYEKVEKIGEGTYGVVYKARDRVTNETIALKKIRLEQEDEGVPSTAIREISLLKEMQHRNIVRLQDVVHSEKRLYLVFEYLDLDLKKHMDSSPEFVKDPRQVKMFLYQILCGIAYCHSHRVLHRDLKPQNLLIDRRTNSLKLADFGLARAFGIPVRTFTHEVVTLWYRAPEILLGSRHYSTPVDVWSVGCIFAEMVNRRPLFPGDSEIDELFRIFRILGTPNEDTWPGVTSLPDFKSTFPKWPSKDLASMVPNLDPAGLNLLSSMLCLDPTKRITARSAVEHEYFKDIKFVP, translated from the exons ATGGAACAG TATGAGAAGGTTGAGAAGATCGGCGAAGGAACCTACGGCGTCGTTTACAAGGCTCGCGACCGCGTCACCAACGAGACCATCGCGCTCAAGAAGATTCGTCTCGAGCAGGAGGATGAAGGTGTTCCCAGCACCGCCATACGCGAGATTTCACTCCTCAAAGAAATGCAGCACAGGAACATTGTTAG GTTGCAGGATGTAGTGCACAGCGAGAAGCGATTGTATCTGGTATTTGAGTATTTGGACTTAGATCTGAAGAAGCACATGGATTCATCTCCTGAGTTTGTGAAAGACCCGCGACAAGTAAAG ATGTTCCTTTATCAAATTCTCTGTGGCATTGCTTACTGTCATTCGCATAGAGTTCTTCATCGAGACTTGAAACCACAGAATTTGTTGATAGACCGTCGTACTAATTCACTAAAGCTTGCAGATTTTGGATTGGCTAGGGCATTTGGCATTCCTGTCAGGACATTTACTCATGAG GTGGTGACATTGTGGTACAGAGCTCCAGAAATATTGCTTGGATCTCGTCATTATTCCACCCCTGTTGATGTTTGGTCAGTGGGATGCATATTTGCAGAGATGGTAAATAGACGACCTCTATTCCCTGGAGACTCTGAGATTGATGAATTGTTTAGAATATTCAG AATCCTGGGAACACCAAATGAGGATACATGGCCTGGAGTAACTTCATTGCCTGATTTTAAATCAACATTTCCCAAGTGGCCATCCAAG GACCTGGCATCTATGGTTCCAAATCTTGATCCAGCTGGTCTTAATCTTCTTTCT AGTATGCTTTGCTTGGATCCCACCAAAAGAATCACTGCCAGGAGCGCTGTGGAGCATGAATACTTCAAAGACATTAAATTTGTACCATGA
- the LOC130723469 gene encoding probable WRKY transcription factor 14 yields MCSIFVSTMDNNYQFGDLTDILRASGGTSSSPEPPAPPQPPHHHQNHWHQHQNQHQLQHQFSSDPMIFNNFGDPFSTFRDPLLLQDLDIPSVSSYFNTSTTDSGGLEQAVVAASGFGGVISGNSATNNTNVSASSVFAHKVVEDNHDMMRRPCKNIFSNMIQISPNCNAKLPGSYDSSSTSSPAPRPIKPSAVISPNININAANNNTEGVQISSPRNPGLKRRKNQAKKVVCIPAPAAANSRQTGEVVPSDLWAWRKYGQKPIKGSPYPRGYYRCSSSKGCSARKQVERSRTDPNMLVITYTSEHNHPWPTQRNALAGSTRSQPSKSNNAASKSSEIFDSQKGTLTKPKEEHEQESNSEGNNSPSVAAGNSSNSVKEEMEDMEMKQLENMEDGEFSDGIGIPYKPSMIGSNNQQSEDFFAELGEIEADPLNLLFTQGFGHAPDEHQRESTKAIDPFHIFDWSNTTNTNSFDEPNKRRL; encoded by the exons ATGTGCAGCATCTTTGTCTCAACCATGGACAACAATTACCAATTTGGAGATTTAACTGACATACTCAGGGCTAGTGGTGGAACTTCATCATCACCTGAACCACctgcaccaccacaaccaccacatcATCATCAAAATCATTGGCATCAGCATCAGAATCAGCATCAGCTTCAGCATCAGTTCTCTTCTGATCCTATGATTTTCAACAATTTTGGTGATCCATTCTCAACCTTCAGAGATCCTCTTCTTCTGCAAGACCTTGATATTCCTTCAGTTTCTTCCTACTTCAATACTTCTACAACAGACTCTGGGGGTTTGGAACAAGCAGTTGTTGCAGCTAGTGGTTTTGGTGGTGTTATTAGTGGTAATAGTGCTACTAATAATACAAATGTTTCTGCTTCTTCTGTTTTTGCTCACAAGGTGGTTGAAGATAATCATGACATGATGAGGAGGCCTTGTAAGAACATATTCTCAAACATGATTCAGATCTCTCCCAATTGCAATGCAAAGTTACCTGGCAGCTATGattcttcttcaacttcttccCCAGCCCCAAGGCCAATTAAACCTTCTGCTGTGATTTCACCAAACATCAATATTAATGCTGCTAACAACAACACTGAAGGAGTGCAGATCTCATCTCCACGGAATCCGGGTCTCAAAAGAAG GAAGAACCAGGCGAAAAAGGTGGTTTGTATTCCTGCACCAGCAGCTGCAAACAGCAGACAAACTGGAGAGGTAGTTCCTTCAGATTTGTGGGCTTGGAGAAAATATGGTCAGAAACCCATTAAAGGTTCACCTTATCCCAG GGGTTATTATAGATGCAGTAGCTCAAAGGGTTGTTCTGCAAGGAAGCAAGTTGAGAGGAGCAGGACAGACCCAAACATGTTGGTTATTACTTACACTTCAGAGCACAACCATCCATGGCCAACTCAAAGGAATGCCCTGGCTGGTTCAACAAGATCCCAACCATCCAAGAGCAACAATGCTGCTTCCAAGAGCTCAGAAATCTTTGACTCCCAAAAGGGAACATTAACAAAACCAAAGGAAGAGCATGAGCAAGAGAGCAACAGTGAAGGCAATAACTCCCCTAGTGTTGCAGCTGGTAACTCATCAAACAGTGTGAAGGAAGAGATGGAAGACATGGAGATGAAGCAACTTGAAAATATGGAAGATGGAGAATTCAGTGATGGAATTGGAATCCCTTACAAGCCATCTATGATTGGTAGCAACAACCAACAATCTGAGGATTTCTTTGCAGAATTGGGGGAAATTGAAGCTGATCCATTAAACCTTTTGTTCACACAAGGCTTTGGTCATGCACCTGATGAGCATCAAAGAGAATCCACCAAGGCCATAGACCCATTCCATATCTTTGATTGGTCCaacaccaccaacaccaactCATTTGATGAACCTAATAAGAGAAGGTTATAG